A part of Primulina eburnea isolate SZY01 chromosome 10, ASM2296580v1, whole genome shotgun sequence genomic DNA contains:
- the LOC140802996 gene encoding uncharacterized protein — translation MPLTLLESSFFPISPTTTFTPNGKSLFPNVKLFRISCRCRPDEKDDSSRKIENRLAKLALVAMTAGVLTLGSVDPAAAAKTGGRIGGQAFKSAPPPRSAGPRINNSRTNVFINPPVAPPLVGGYGYGLGVPFYGGWGWSPFSFFAPGPSVAVGVGGGFDLFVLFIVLGAVSAVLRRFFRSKGYDEDDEY, via the exons ATGCCACTCACTTTGCTTGAGAGTAGTTTCTTCCCCATCTCTCCCACAACTACTTTCACACCCAATGGAAAATCCCTTTTTCCAAATGTAAAACTTTTTCGTATATCCTGCAGGTGTAGACCGGACGAAAAGGATGATTCCTCAAG GAAAATTGAGAATCGCTTGGCGAAATTGGCGCTTGTTGCAATGACAGCTGGCGTTTTGACACTCGGATCAGTTGACCCGGCAGCCGCGGCCAAGACTGGTGGTCGGATTGGTGGCCAGGCTTTCAAGTCTGCGCCTCCGCCACGCTCTGCTGGCCCAAGAATCAACAATTCGAG GACCAATGTGTTTATCAACCCACCAGTGGCCCCTCCTCTAGTAGGAGGATACGGCTACGGGCTTGGTGTTCCTTTTTACGGTGGATGGGGCTGGTCTCCTTTCTCGTTTTTCGCCCCAGGTCCAAGCGTGGCTGTTGGTGTTGGAGGCGGATTCGATCTCtttgttttatttattgttCTTGGTGCAGTTTCTGCTGTGCTCAGGCGATTTTTCCGATCCAAAGGCTATGATGAAGATGATGAATACTAG
- the LOC140803657 gene encoding peroxidase 16-like, whose product MKKQKTLIFHPLLPFLLLLQIFGVASNNRLSTNFYRNICPNVEFLVRAAVETKFRQTFVTAPATLRLFFHDCFVRGCDASILLASPNGKAEKDHPDNLSLAGDGFDTVIKAKSAVDSIAQCRNKVSCADILALAARDAVNLAGGPFYPVELGRRDGRISTIASVQRKIPGPGFSLNHLISMFSRHKLHLTDLIALSGAHTIGFSHCGRFSHRIYNFSHSSSIDPTLNMAYAMQLRQTCPKNVDPRIAINMDPTTSNTFDNAYYKNLIEGKGLFTSDQELFTDARSRATVNLFASNSAAFGDAFAQAMIKLGRIGVLTGKKGEIRIDCSKPN is encoded by the exons ATGAAGAAACAAAAAACGTTAATTTTCCATCCCCTTTTGCCTTTTCTTCTGCTACTCCAAATATTTGGTGTGGCTTCCAACAACCGTCTTAGCACTAATTTTTACAGAAACATATGCCCGAACGTTGAATTTCTGGTCCGGGCCGCAGTCGAGACAAAGTTCAGGCAGACGTTCGTGACTGCTCCCGCCACCCTCCGCCTCTTTTTTCACGATTGCTTTGTCCGG GGTTGTGATGCCTCCATCCTTTTGGCATCACCGAACGGCAAGGCGGAGAAGGATCACCCCGATAACCTTTCGTTGGCTGGAGATGGATTTGATACTGTCATCAAAGCTAAATCAGCCGTGGATAGTATTGCTCAGTGCAGAAATAAAGTTTCCTGCGCAGATATATTAGCATTGGCCGCAAGGGATGCCGTAAATTTG GCTGGAGGACCATTTTATCCAGTGGAATTAGGGAGAAGAGATGGACGAATTTCTACAATAGCCAGCGTACAGAGAAAGATTCCAGGTCCAGGCTTTAGTTTAAACCACCTCATATCGATGTTTTCCAGACATAAGCTCCACCTCactgatttgattgcattatcaG gTGCGCACACTATCGGATTCTCTCACTGTGGTCGATTTTCCCACCGGATATACAACTTCAGCCACAGCAGCAGCATTGACCCGACCCTCAACATGGCCTATGCAATGCAACTAAGGCAAACGTGCCCAAAAAATGTCGATCCAAGAATCGCTATCAACATGGATCCCACAACTTCTAATACCTTTGACAATGCTTATTACAAGAACCTTATTGAAGGGAAGGGACTGTTTACATCTGATCAAGAACTTTTCACGGATGCTCGTTCGAGGGCGACTGTTAATCTGTTTGCCTCAAATAGTGCTGCTTTTGGTGATGCGTTTGCGCAGGCCATGATCAAGCTGGGAAGAATAGGAGTCTTGACAGGGAAAAAGGGTGAGATTAGAATTGATTGCAGCAAGCCTAATTAA
- the LOC140802995 gene encoding plasma membrane ATPase 4-like → MGNDKGTSLEEIKNETVDLEKVPIEEVFEQLKCSREGLSSDEGNTRLNIFGPNKLEEKKESKILKFLGFMWNPLSWVMEAAAIMAIALANGGGKPPDWQDFVGIVCLLVINSTISFIEENNAGNAAAALMAGLAPKTKVLRDGRWSEQEAAILVPGDIISIKLGDIVPADARLLEGDPLKIDQSALTGESLPVTKNPYDEVFSGSTCKQGEIEAIVIATGVHTFFGKAAHLVDSTNQVGHFQKVLTAIGNFCICSIAIGMLAEIIVMYPIQHRPYRKGIDNLLVLLIGGIPIAMPTVLSVTMAIGSHRLSQQGAITKRMTAIEEMAGMDVLCSDKTGTLTLNKLSVDKSLIEVFAKGVDPDQVLLLAARASRTENQDAIDGAIVGTLADPKEARAGIREVHFLPFNPVDKRTALTYIDSDGNWHRASKGAPEQILTLCNCKEDLKKKVHSVIDKFAERGLRSLAVGRQEVPEKSKDSPGGPWQFVGLLSLFDPPRHDSAETIRRALNLGVNVKMITGDQLAIAKETGRRLGMGVNMYPSASLLGDHKDESIAGLPVEELIEKADGFAGVFPEHKYEIVKKLQERKHLVGMTGDGVNDAPALKKADIGIAVADCTDAARSASDIVLTEPGLSVIISAVLTSRAIFQRMKNYTIYAVSITIRIVVGFMLIALIWKFDFSPFMVLIIAILNDGTIMTISKDRVKPSPLPDSWKLREIFATGVVLGGYLALMTVIFFWLMHKTDFFPDKFGVRNIRGSEYEMMAALYLQVSIVSQALIFVTRSRSWSYFERPGALLMIAFLIAQLVATLIAVYANWGFARIKGCGWGWAGVIWLYSAVFYIPLDLMKFATRYILSGKAWQNLYDNKIAFSNKKDYGKEEREAQWALAQRTLHGLQKPEVSNIFHEKSNYRELSEIAEQAKRRAEIARLRELHTLKGHVESVVKLKGLDIETIQQHYTV, encoded by the exons ATGGGAAATGACAAAGGCACAAGTCTTGAAGAAATCAAGAATGAAACAGTTGATCTG GAAAAAGTCCCGATTGAGGAAGTCTTTGAGCAGTTGAAGTGTAGCCGTGAAGGGTTGAGTTCCGATGAGGGAAACACGAGGCTTAATATTTTTGGCCCCAACAAGTTGGAGGAGAAGAAG GAAAGTAAAATTCTCAAGTTCCTTGGTTTTATGTGGAATCCACTGTCATGGGTCATGGAAGCTGCAGCAATCATGGCCATTGCGCTAGCTAATGGAGGTGGCAAGCCCCCGGATTGGCAAGATTTTGTTGGTATCGTTTGCTTGCTCGTTATCAACTCAACTATCAGTTTCATCGAAGAAAACAATGCTGGAAATGCAGCAGCTGCTCTCATGGCTGGTCTTGCTCCTAAAACAAAG GTACTTAGAGATGGTCGTTGGAGTGAGCAGGAAGCAGCCATTCTAGTTCCTGGAGATATCATAAGCATCAAGCTCGGAGACATCGTTCCAGCTGATGCTCGTCTTCTTGAAGGCGACCCATTAAAGATTGACCAATCTGCCCTCACTGGAGAATCCCTTCCCGTCACCAAGAATCCCTATGATGAAGTATTTTCAGGTTCAACTTGCAAACAAGGTGAAATCGAGGCGATAGTGATTGCCACTGGAGTTCATACGTTTTTCGGGAAAGCAGCACATCTTGTGGACAGCACCAACCAAGTGGGACACTTCCAGAAAGTGCTTACCGCCATTGGTAACTTCTGTATTTGTTCGATCGCGATTGGTATGTTGGCTGAGATAATCGTGATGTATCCGATTCAGCACAGGCCATATAGGAAGGGAATCGACAATCTCCTTGTTCTTTTGATCGGAGGTATTCCAATTGCTATGCCCACTGTCTTGTCTGTCACAATGGCTATCGGATCCCACAGATTATCTCAGCAGGGTGCCATCACGAAAAGAATGACTGCAATTGAGGAAATGGCTGGCATGGACGTCTTGTGCAGTGACAAGACTGGAACTTTAACTCTTAACAAGCTTTCCGTTGATAAAAGCTTGATCGAGGTCTTTGCGAAGGGTGTGGACCCAGATCAGGTTTTGCTTCTTGCCGCAAGGGCGTCAAGAACTGAAAATCAAGATGCTATTGATGGTGCCATTGTTGGTACACTAGCTGATCCGAAGGAG GCAAGAGCTGGTATTCGGGAAGTGCACTTCCTCCCGTTTAACCCTGTGGACAAGAGAACTGCATTAACTTACATAGATTCAGACGGAAACTGGCATCGGGCAAGCAAGGGAGCCCCTGAACAG ATCCTAACTCTCTGCAACTGCAAGGAAGACTTGAAGAAAAAAGTCCATAGTGTCATTGATAAATTTGCAGAGCGTGGGCTTCGTTCACTGGCTGTTGGTCGACAG GAAGTGCCAGAAAAATCGAAGGACAGCCCTGGAGGTCCATGGCAATTTGTTGGGCTCTTGTCCCTTTTTGATCCTCCAAGACACGATAGTGCAGAAACAATCCGCAGGGCCCTAAATCTTGGTGTAAACGTCAAAATGATTACTG GTGATCAACTTGCCATTGCCAAGGAGACAGGGCGTAGGCTTGGGATGGGAGTAAATATGTACCCTTCTGCTTCTTTACTTGGCGACCACAAGGATGAGTCCATAGCTGGCCTGCCTGTTGAAGAATTGATCGAGAAGGCTGATGGTTTTGCTGGGGTCTTTCCAG AGCACAAATATGAAATTGTGAAGAAATTGCAAGAGAGGAAACACCTTGTCGGAATGACTGGAGATGGTGTGAACGACGCCCCTGCTCTAAAGAAGGCAGATATTGGTATTGCTGTTGCTGATTGTACCGATGCTGCAAGAAGTGCTTCTGACATAGTGCTGACCGAGCCAGGGCTTAGTGTTATTATCAGTGCAGTTTTGACCAGCAGAGCTATTTTCCAAAGAATGAAGAATTATACA ATTTATGCAGTCTCCATTACAATCCGTATTGTG GTTGGTTTCATGCTTATTGCTTTGATTTGGAAGTTCGATTTCTCTCCCTTCATGGTTTTGATAATCGCCATTCTTAATGATG GTACAATTATGACCATTTCGAAGGATAGAGTCAAGCCATCTCCATTGCCAGATAGCTGGAAGTTGAGGGAGATCTTTGCCACGGGCGTAGTACTCGGAGGTTATCTTGCATTGATGACGGTTATATTCTTCTGGCTGATGCATAAAACTGATTTCTTTCCT GACAAATTTGGTGTTAGGAACATTAGAGGGAGTGAATATGAAATGATGGCTGCTCTATACTTGCAAGTGAGTATAGTTAGCCAGGCCCTCATTTTCGTGACTCGGTCGCGCAGCTGGTCATATTTTGAACGACCTGGGGCTCTTTTGATGATTGCTTTTCTTATCGCACAACTG GTTGCAACTCTTATAGCTGTGTATGCCAACTGGGGTTTTGCTAGAATTAAAGGATGTGGCTGGGGATGGGCCGGTGTCATCTGGCTTTACAGTGCTGTTTTTTACATCCCGCTTGACTTGATGAAATTCGCTACTCGTTACATCTTGAGTGGAAAGGCCTGGCAGAATTTGTACGACAACAAG ATTGCTTTTAGCAACAAGAAAGATTATGGCAAAGAGGAGAGGGAAGCTCAATGGGCTCTTGCTCAAAGAACTTTACATGGCCTTCAAAAGCCAGAAGTCTCGAATATCTTCCACGAGAAGAGCAATTACAGGGAACTTTCTGAAATTGCCGAACAAGCCAAGAGGAGAGCCGAGATTGCTAG GCTTCGTGAGTTGCATACGCTCAAGGGTCATGTTGAGTCAGTCGTGAAACTTAAAGGGCTCGACATTGAAACGATCCAGCAGCACTACACCGTGTGA
- the LOC140802997 gene encoding probable receptor-like serine/threonine-protein kinase At5g57670, translated as MKYIRTASLKRLFSYKESSKDSTFAAQGNQPTVSQPFQKPTWKCFSYEEIFAATDGFSPDNMAGRGGYAEVYRGVLEDGEAIAVKRLSKTSNDERKEKEFLSEIGTLGHVSHPNVTSLLGCCLDNGLYLVFQFSSEGSVSSLLHDEKLPVMDWKTRHKIAVGTARGLHYLHKRCPRRIIHRDIKASNVLLTADFEPQISDFGLAKWLPSQWSHHSIVPIEGTFGHLAPEYFMHGVVDEKTDVFAFGVFVLELISGKKPVDNSHQSLHSWAKPILNQGNTKDVIDPRLADDYNEMQLNRLAYAASLCIQASSVWRPTMSEVLEIIISEEEIDKEKWRMSKEEEDHEELWGFEDLECECDSSFSTSPQDSVSIGSSNYNQKNNVVIC; from the exons ATGAAATACATACGTACTGCCAGCCTGAAGCGTCTCTTCTCCTACAAGGAATCGTCCAAAGATTCCACTTTTGCCGCTCAAGGAAACCAACCCACCGTCTCACAGCCATTTCAAAAACCCACTTGGAAATGCTTTTCCTATGAAGAAATCTTTGCTGCCACCGATGGGTTCTCCCCAG ATAATATGGCAGGGAGAGGGGGATATGCTGAGGTTTACAGGGGAGTTTTAGAAGATGGGGAAGCGATTGCAGTGAAAAGGTTGTCGAAAACGTCGAATGATGAGAGAAAAGAGAAGGAGTTCTTGAGTGAGATTGGGACATTGGGGCATGTCTCGCATCCAAATGTTACTTCGCTTCTTGGTTGCTGTCTTGATAATGGCCTCTACCTTGTTTTCCAGTTCTCTTCAGAGGGCTCTGTTTCGTCTCTTCTTCATG ATGAGAAATTGCCAGTGATGGACTGGAAAACAAGGCATAAAATTGCAGTTGGAACAGCTAGGGGCCTACATTACTTGCATAAGAGATGTCCCAGAAGAATAATCCATAGGGATATCAAGgcatcaaatgttttattgactGCAGATTTTGAACCGCAG ATATCTGATTTTGGGTTGGCAAAATGGCTCCCTTCTCAATGGAGTCACCATTCGATTGTTCCGATAGAAGGAACATTTGG ACACTTAGCGCCGGAGTATTTTATGCACGGGGTCGTAGATGAGAAGACCGATGTATTTGCATTTGGAGTGTTTGTACTAGAGCTTATTTCTGGAAAGAAACCTGTGGATAACTCTCATCAGAGTTTGCATAGTTGG GCCAAACCTATATTAAATCAAGGAAATACGAAAGACGTGATTGATCCGAGGCTTGCAGATGATTACAACGAAATGCAGCTTAATAGGCTGGCATATGCAGCATCTCTATGCATTCAAGCCTCTTCTGTCTGGCGCCCGACGATGAGTGAG GTATTGGAAATAATTATATCCGAGGAAGAAATCGACAAGGAAAAATGGAGAATGTCCAAGGAAGAGGAAGATCACGAAGAGCTTTGGGGTTTTGAGGATCTTGAATGTGAATGCGATAGTTCATTCTCAACCTCACCACAAGACTCCGTCTCAATTGGAAGTTCCAATTACAATCAAAAAAACAATGTTGTAATATGTTAA